One genomic region from Hyalangium ruber encodes:
- a CDS encoding TolC family protein, with the protein MPTLLATVLGLFAATALAAPPEPLPPPTPFQPKVEDPMLAPVAPAPRRVQSWEEALTLTRERSTDLGTAQAGVERAEGRWRQALAALLPSARLTGGTAIDVLHPDTPVLFSGSPLFAGQLPGSGGQPTTPLLSGAVSLNQSLVDVGAWRGLSSAEAARDGAEASLHDVQRRLTQGLARTLVAVVAAERAAELNRLGLRQALERAALVQRTLELGAATQLDLARTRQDVELARQSLISGDEQLRRAREALGLALGFEHAVGVNPGFQLQGLVAQTQTSCAPLQAVGERADLQAARAQVESARDSRRQASAGYLPTLGLTSNVSAFTTDPGLGRVPTWSIAAVLSVPIWEGGLRGGLVRERAGIERQAEESLERTRRDVELEVARTRRGVEVAESLVKTATEGRALAEQTDQLTRRSFEIGRSNSLELVQSAAALRQAELALALREFELVQARLDAFLTEARCDW; encoded by the coding sequence ATGCCGACCCTCCTCGCTACCGTCCTCGGACTCTTCGCCGCCACGGCGCTGGCCGCTCCCCCCGAGCCCCTGCCCCCACCGACCCCCTTCCAGCCGAAGGTGGAGGACCCGATGCTCGCCCCCGTCGCTCCCGCGCCGAGGCGGGTCCAGAGCTGGGAAGAGGCGCTCACCCTGACGCGAGAGCGCTCCACGGACCTGGGGACCGCGCAGGCCGGTGTCGAGCGCGCCGAGGGCCGCTGGCGTCAGGCGCTGGCCGCGCTGCTGCCCAGCGCGCGCCTCACGGGTGGGACGGCGATAGACGTGCTCCACCCGGACACCCCGGTGTTGTTCTCCGGCTCGCCCCTGTTCGCCGGACAGCTTCCGGGCAGCGGGGGCCAACCCACCACGCCCCTCCTCTCCGGCGCGGTGTCCCTGAACCAGTCGCTGGTGGACGTGGGCGCTTGGCGAGGCCTGTCCTCGGCCGAAGCCGCTCGGGACGGGGCCGAGGCGAGCCTTCATGACGTGCAGCGCCGCCTCACCCAGGGGCTCGCGCGGACCCTGGTGGCCGTGGTTGCCGCCGAGCGCGCCGCCGAGCTCAACCGGCTGGGACTGCGCCAGGCGCTGGAGCGCGCCGCCCTCGTCCAGCGCACGCTCGAGCTGGGCGCGGCCACCCAATTGGACCTGGCCCGCACGCGCCAGGACGTGGAGCTGGCGCGCCAGTCGCTGATCTCCGGAGACGAACAACTGCGCCGGGCCCGTGAAGCGCTCGGGCTGGCGCTGGGCTTCGAGCACGCGGTGGGCGTCAACCCGGGCTTCCAGCTCCAGGGGCTGGTGGCCCAGACGCAGACGAGCTGCGCACCGCTGCAGGCCGTGGGCGAGCGCGCGGATCTGCAGGCCGCGCGGGCCCAGGTGGAATCGGCGCGAGACAGCCGCCGACAGGCCTCCGCGGGCTACCTGCCCACGCTGGGGCTCACGAGCAACGTCTCCGCCTTCACCACCGACCCCGGCCTGGGGCGGGTACCCACCTGGAGCATCGCCGCGGTGCTGTCGGTGCCCATCTGGGAAGGCGGCCTGCGCGGAGGCCTGGTGCGCGAGCGCGCCGGCATCGAGCGGCAGGCGGAAGAGTCCCTGGAGCGCACCCGGCGCGACGTGGAGCTGGAAGTGGCGCGCACCCGGCGAGGTGTCGAGGTGGCCGAGTCGCTGGTGAAGACGGCGACCGAAGGCCGCGCGCTCGCCGAGCAGACGGACCAGCTCACCCGTCGCTCCTTTGAAATTGGCCGCAGCAACAGCCTCGAGCTGGTGCAGAGCGCGGCGGCCCTACGCCAGGCGGAATTGGCCCTGGCGCTGCGTGAGTTCGAGCTTGTCCAGGCACGCCTGGATGCATTCTTGACGGAGGCCCGGTGCGACTGGTGA
- a CDS encoding efflux RND transporter periplasmic adaptor subunit — MRRVRPLKALVTGLFGMTLAAGAVGCGSQAAPKSAPPPREVEVLTLAPSETRDTGEYLGTLLSRQSVNVLPQVAGQVRRIHVSPGQKVEAGTPLLEVDARTESAALENAQAQHSSASANLELARQTRERTEALYKEGLVSAQELERARSQAETAEAASRSASAQVQQRQVQLQFYVVRAPFAGTVGDVLVRLGDYVGATTPLTSVAQADVLEVSVSVPSTRARALQPNTPLEVLDSQGQVLITSPVFFVAPQADPRTQLVEVKAAFRNTVGLRPNELVRARVVYSARNALQLPALAVVRQSGQPFAFVVQAKGEQKVVERRPITLGPLGEQAYVVESGLREGDQVAVSSLQALRDGAAVKPKPAPSSMAKVRPDAGGSGSGGGGTTGGSR; from the coding sequence GTGAGACGGGTGCGCCCCCTGAAGGCGCTGGTGACAGGACTGTTTGGAATGACCCTCGCGGCCGGAGCGGTGGGCTGCGGCAGCCAGGCAGCGCCGAAGAGCGCGCCGCCTCCGCGTGAGGTGGAGGTGCTGACGCTGGCGCCCAGCGAGACGCGTGACACGGGTGAGTACCTGGGCACGCTGCTGTCGCGCCAGAGCGTCAACGTGCTGCCGCAGGTGGCGGGCCAGGTGCGCCGCATCCACGTGAGCCCGGGCCAGAAGGTGGAGGCCGGCACGCCGCTGCTCGAGGTGGACGCGCGCACCGAGTCCGCCGCGCTGGAGAACGCCCAGGCGCAGCACAGCTCCGCCTCGGCGAACCTCGAACTGGCGCGACAGACGCGCGAGCGCACCGAGGCCCTCTATAAGGAGGGGCTGGTGAGCGCGCAGGAGCTGGAGCGGGCCCGCTCGCAGGCGGAGACCGCCGAGGCCGCCTCCCGCTCCGCCTCCGCGCAGGTTCAGCAGCGCCAGGTACAGCTCCAGTTCTACGTGGTGCGCGCCCCCTTCGCTGGCACGGTGGGTGACGTGCTGGTGCGCCTGGGCGACTACGTGGGGGCCACTACGCCGCTGACCAGCGTGGCCCAGGCGGACGTGCTCGAGGTGAGCGTGTCGGTGCCGTCCACGCGCGCCCGCGCGCTGCAGCCGAACACGCCGCTGGAGGTGCTCGACAGCCAGGGCCAGGTGCTGATCACCAGCCCCGTCTTCTTCGTCGCCCCGCAGGCGGACCCGCGCACCCAGCTGGTGGAGGTGAAGGCCGCCTTCCGCAACACGGTGGGCCTGCGCCCCAACGAGCTGGTGCGCGCCCGCGTCGTCTACTCCGCCCGCAACGCCCTGCAGCTTCCGGCGCTCGCGGTGGTGCGCCAGAGCGGCCAGCCCTTCGCCTTCGTGGTGCAGGCCAAGGGCGAGCAGAAGGTGGTGGAGCGCCGCCCCATCACCCTGGGGCCTCTCGGAGAGCAGGCCTACGTGGTGGAGAGCGGCCTGCGTGAGGGAGATCAGGTCGCGGTCTCCTCGCTGCAGGCGCTGCGCGATGGGGCAGCGGTCAAGCCCAAGCCCGCGCCGTCCTCGATGGCGAAAGTCAGGCCCGACGCTGGAGGCAGTGGGAGCGGTGGCGGCGGTACCACCGGGGGCAGCCGCTAA
- a CDS encoding efflux RND transporter permease subunit: MVEFFIRRPIFAAVCSILLTLVGVLAIPTLPIAQYPDLAPPQVTVTASYVGASAEVVESAVTIPLEQELNGVEGMRYIASASSNDGISQITITFEPTRDLEVAAVDVQNRVSRAASRLPAQVNQAGIVVNKASSQLLMSFGLYSSDERYDSKFLSNYADVNLRDAIKRVRGVGEVRIFGERKFSMRLWLDPTELARRKLTPQDVTRALQEQNLQVAAGQVGQAPSRDDQPYQLAVRARGRLIEPEEFGEIVVQRTPDGKLVRVKDVGRAELGAENYGTLMRFNGKMGVGLGIFQLPTANALDVRDGAVKEMERLSKQFPPGLEYRVGTDTTLAVRASISEVLRTLAEAIALVILVIFLFLHGWRSVLITALTLPVSLIGTFAFVKLFNFSINTLTLFGLTLATGLVVDDAIVVIENIERLMAEKGLKARQAARESMKEVSGAVVAISIVLVAVFVPVAFFPGTTGAIYRQFALTIAASVALSTFCALTLTPALSALLLRHGHGPKWIVFRKIDQALDWARSGYGRVLGKLLKHPVLVLLAFLVCVGGTVALFRVVPTGFIPDEDQGYIIVSIQGPEGMSLAQTEKVLREAEEVLRAQEEVTGMFAIGGFSFGGNGANLSTAFVMLKPWEERPGREHSVAGLVERLRGPLSRIGGARVLPFQPPAIRGVGTVGGFQYIVEDTSGSGSLDGLASAVQELVARGNEEGRLRGVFTAFTADTPLLDVEVDRQKAKALGVPIEQVFGTLQLYMGSQYVNDFNYASRTYRVYLQAEQQFRDSPSDIGAFYVRSDSGDMIPLEALVKVTPTTSAQTIRHYNLFRSAEINGQGAPGVSSGQALEAMEAQAAQLPQGMAGEWTGISLEQKESGGQTLIIFSMGLLFVFLVLAAQYESFTLPFVIILSVPLAILGALGLQFARGLANDVFCQVGLVMLVGLASKNAILIVEFAEQLREQGKSAVEAAIAAAEVRLRPILMTSIAFLLGVVPLMLAEGAGSAARNSLGTAIFGGMFVSTVVNLIFIPGLYVLVQKLRGDVRRTQEDEEAVAPSH, from the coding sequence ATGGTTGAGTTCTTCATCCGGCGGCCGATCTTCGCCGCCGTCTGCTCCATTCTGCTGACGCTGGTGGGCGTGCTGGCCATTCCCACGCTGCCCATCGCTCAGTACCCGGACCTCGCTCCGCCCCAGGTGACCGTCACCGCCTCCTACGTGGGCGCGAGCGCCGAGGTGGTGGAGTCCGCCGTCACCATCCCGCTCGAGCAGGAGCTCAACGGGGTGGAGGGTATGCGCTACATCGCCTCCGCCAGCAGCAACGACGGCATCAGCCAGATCACCATCACCTTCGAGCCCACGCGAGACCTCGAGGTGGCCGCCGTCGACGTGCAGAACCGCGTCAGCCGCGCCGCCTCGCGCCTGCCCGCGCAGGTGAACCAGGCGGGCATCGTCGTCAACAAGGCCTCCAGCCAGCTCTTGATGAGCTTCGGCCTCTACAGCTCCGACGAGCGCTACGACTCGAAGTTCCTCAGCAACTACGCGGACGTGAACCTGCGAGACGCGATCAAGCGCGTGCGCGGCGTGGGCGAGGTGCGCATCTTCGGCGAGCGCAAGTTCTCCATGCGCCTGTGGCTGGATCCGACGGAGCTGGCGCGCCGCAAGCTCACCCCTCAGGACGTGACACGCGCGCTGCAGGAGCAGAACCTGCAGGTGGCGGCGGGCCAGGTGGGCCAGGCGCCCTCGCGGGACGACCAGCCCTACCAGCTGGCGGTGCGTGCGCGCGGCCGGCTCATCGAGCCCGAGGAGTTCGGGGAGATCGTCGTGCAGCGCACCCCGGACGGGAAGCTGGTGCGCGTGAAGGACGTGGGCCGCGCGGAGCTGGGCGCGGAGAACTACGGCACGCTGATGCGCTTCAACGGGAAGATGGGCGTGGGCCTGGGCATCTTCCAGCTTCCGACCGCCAACGCGCTGGACGTGCGCGACGGAGCGGTGAAGGAGATGGAGCGGCTGTCCAAGCAGTTCCCTCCGGGGCTGGAGTATCGCGTGGGCACCGACACCACGCTGGCGGTGCGCGCCTCCATCAGCGAGGTGCTGCGCACGCTGGCGGAGGCTATCGCGCTCGTGATTCTCGTCATCTTCCTGTTCCTGCACGGCTGGCGCAGCGTGCTCATCACCGCGCTCACCCTGCCCGTCTCGCTGATAGGCACCTTCGCCTTCGTCAAGCTGTTCAACTTCTCCATCAACACCCTCACCCTCTTCGGACTGACGCTGGCCACGGGTCTGGTGGTGGATGACGCCATCGTGGTCATCGAGAACATCGAACGCTTGATGGCCGAGAAGGGCCTGAAGGCGCGGCAGGCGGCCCGAGAGAGCATGAAGGAGGTGTCCGGCGCGGTGGTGGCCATCTCCATCGTGCTGGTGGCGGTGTTCGTCCCGGTGGCCTTCTTCCCGGGCACCACGGGCGCCATCTACCGGCAGTTCGCGCTCACCATCGCCGCCTCGGTGGCCCTGTCGACCTTCTGCGCGCTGACGCTCACCCCGGCGCTGAGCGCGCTGCTGCTGCGCCACGGCCATGGGCCCAAGTGGATCGTCTTCCGGAAGATCGACCAGGCGCTCGACTGGGCGCGCAGCGGCTATGGGCGGGTGCTGGGCAAGCTGCTGAAGCACCCGGTGCTGGTGCTGCTGGCCTTCCTCGTGTGCGTGGGTGGCACGGTGGCGCTCTTCCGCGTGGTGCCCACGGGCTTCATCCCCGACGAGGACCAGGGCTACATCATCGTCTCCATACAGGGGCCCGAGGGCATGTCGCTGGCGCAGACGGAGAAGGTGCTGCGCGAGGCGGAGGAGGTGCTGCGTGCCCAGGAGGAGGTGACGGGAATGTTCGCCATCGGCGGCTTCTCCTTCGGCGGCAACGGCGCCAACCTCTCCACGGCCTTCGTCATGCTCAAGCCGTGGGAAGAGCGACCGGGCCGTGAGCACTCGGTGGCCGGCCTGGTGGAACGGCTGCGTGGGCCGCTGAGCCGCATCGGCGGAGCGCGCGTGCTGCCCTTCCAGCCTCCCGCCATCCGCGGCGTGGGCACGGTGGGTGGGTTCCAGTACATCGTCGAGGACACCTCGGGCAGCGGCTCGCTGGACGGCCTGGCCAGCGCCGTGCAGGAGCTGGTGGCGCGGGGCAATGAGGAGGGCCGCCTGCGCGGCGTCTTCACCGCCTTCACCGCGGACACCCCGCTGCTGGACGTGGAGGTGGATCGGCAGAAGGCCAAGGCGCTGGGCGTGCCCATCGAGCAGGTGTTCGGCACCCTGCAGCTCTACATGGGCAGCCAGTACGTCAACGACTTCAACTACGCGAGCCGGACCTACCGGGTGTACCTGCAGGCCGAGCAGCAGTTCCGCGACAGCCCCTCGGACATCGGCGCCTTCTACGTGCGCAGCGACAGCGGGGACATGATTCCGCTGGAGGCGCTGGTGAAGGTGACGCCCACCACCTCCGCGCAGACGATCCGCCACTACAACCTCTTCCGCTCCGCGGAGATCAACGGCCAGGGCGCACCGGGCGTGTCCTCCGGTCAGGCGCTGGAGGCCATGGAGGCGCAGGCGGCCCAGCTGCCACAAGGCATGGCCGGAGAGTGGACGGGCATCAGCCTCGAGCAGAAGGAGAGCGGCGGGCAGACGCTGATCATCTTCTCCATGGGCCTGCTCTTCGTGTTCCTGGTGCTGGCGGCCCAGTACGAGAGCTTCACCCTGCCCTTCGTCATCATCCTCTCGGTGCCACTGGCCATCCTGGGGGCCCTGGGGCTGCAGTTCGCGCGCGGGCTGGCCAATGACGTGTTCTGTCAGGTGGGGCTGGTGATGCTGGTGGGCCTCGCGAGCAAGAACGCCATCCTCATCGTGGAGTTCGCCGAGCAGCTGCGCGAGCAGGGCAAGAGCGCGGTGGAGGCGGCGATCGCGGCGGCCGAGGTGCGCCTGCGGCCCATCCTCATGACGTCCATCGCCTTCCTGCTGGGCGTGGTGCCGCTGATGCTGGCCGAGGGCGCGGGCTCCGCGGCCCGCAACTCCTTGGGCACGGCGATCTTCGGCGGAATGTTCGTGTCCACCGTGGTGAACCTCATCTTCATCCCCGGGCTGTACGTGCTGGTGCAGAAGCTGAGGGGAGACGTGCGACGGACTCAGGAGGACGAAGAGGCGGTCGCTCCATCCCACTGA
- a CDS encoding CHAT domain-containing tetratricopeptide repeat protein: MKSGIQRTLVRAALVLLSGVACATVDPGGRDPRLTEARQAYEQGQQQKAAGHYAEAVPLLEHALELREAVLGDTHPEVAQCLNLLGAVQVLQGSLARAELLLQRALAIREAAFGERHPEVAESLHTLATVYLKQGQPARAEQLYGRALEIREEVLGKDHPDVASTLNNLGNLYLQQGQFARSEALHERALAVREKSLPRNHPDIAFSLNNLASVHMKQGHYARAESLYGRAIAIKEETLGKNHPDVAQSLNNLANAYVHQGKYPRAEALYQRAIAIWTAAFGDKHPYIADALYNLANLIFYQGRYAQSESLYQRVLAIQEEALGKGHSDLVDVLHGLSLLYMAQGQYERGIPFAMRAIEISKATLGERHPNVALALDGLANLYSSQGGYAQAEPLYEQAVAVREQAFGRDHPDVAESLGNLASAYVSQGHFARAEPLHLRALAIREQALGKNHPNVARSLHHLALLYFNQGQYSRAEPLHQRALEIRETVLGEAHPDVATSLHDLALLRVAQQRLAEALPLFERALAVSEADLRQEVFGFSERGLESFLRLLRKSEEQLYALARAYPDDARVRRLALTAALLRKGRSVEEIADTSQIISRSLGPEDREAFEHLRALRTRIAEASLAGPGTRPPTEYQQLLKDLAAQSDTLEADLARRSASLRAHATRPRPAELVDRVAASLPKDSVLVEFVAYESHAAPALPDLGGPRYLALLLFADGSTQAVDLGLADPLDRASLQLHRVLARHVSAYASAARELYKLAFRPLVPRLGKVRRLFLSTDGQLSLVPFGVLNDGRHMLEDGFELAYLTSGRDLLPRIEEVAPERSVVVLADPDFDAPPAVSPERGDAGARERSGALERFFSAMRAPGVDQPFPPLPGTRKEAEAIQRMFPQAQLFLGRAATKEALLKVRTPGILHIATHGFFREDAPTGVGTRAVGACCALGEEDRSQRLPDPLLRSYLVLAGAHASAAQPGGARREDSLVTALELAGLDLWGTQLVVLSACDTGLGDIKQGQGVYGLRRAFVVAGAEAVVASLWSVNDEKTQEFMESYYRNLLAGQGRVTALREAMRTFRRKHPHPYFWAPFIAMGQDTPLRGLVPRTEPRPAP; this comes from the coding sequence ATGAAGAGCGGCATTCAGCGAACCCTGGTGCGGGCAGCGTTGGTGCTCTTGAGCGGTGTGGCGTGCGCCACGGTGGACCCGGGCGGGCGAGACCCACGCTTGACCGAGGCAAGACAGGCCTATGAGCAAGGGCAGCAGCAGAAGGCCGCGGGACACTACGCGGAGGCGGTGCCGTTGCTCGAGCACGCGCTGGAGTTGAGGGAGGCCGTGCTGGGAGACACGCATCCCGAGGTCGCCCAATGCCTCAACCTGCTCGGTGCCGTTCAGGTGTTGCAGGGGAGTCTTGCCCGGGCCGAGCTGCTGCTTCAACGCGCGCTCGCGATCCGTGAAGCAGCCTTCGGAGAGCGCCACCCCGAAGTCGCCGAATCGCTCCACACGCTCGCGACTGTCTACTTGAAGCAGGGGCAGCCTGCGCGGGCGGAGCAGCTGTATGGGCGTGCGTTGGAGATCCGGGAGGAAGTGCTCGGCAAGGACCACCCTGACGTCGCCTCCACGCTGAACAATCTGGGCAACCTCTATTTGCAGCAGGGGCAGTTCGCGCGGTCCGAGGCGCTCCATGAGCGCGCGCTCGCGGTGCGGGAGAAGAGCCTCCCCAGGAATCATCCGGATATCGCCTTCTCACTCAACAACCTCGCCAGCGTCCACATGAAGCAGGGGCATTACGCGCGGGCCGAGTCGTTGTATGGGCGTGCGATCGCGATCAAGGAAGAAACTCTCGGCAAGAACCATCCTGACGTCGCTCAGTCGCTCAACAACCTCGCCAATGCCTACGTGCATCAGGGGAAGTACCCGCGGGCCGAGGCGCTTTATCAGCGCGCCATCGCGATCTGGACAGCGGCGTTCGGTGACAAGCACCCCTACATCGCCGACGCGCTCTACAACCTCGCCAACCTCATCTTCTATCAGGGTCGTTACGCACAGTCAGAGTCGCTGTACCAACGCGTGCTGGCGATCCAGGAAGAAGCCCTCGGCAAGGGCCACTCCGATCTGGTCGATGTGCTCCATGGACTCTCCCTGCTCTACATGGCTCAGGGCCAATACGAGCGGGGAATTCCGTTCGCGATGCGGGCCATCGAGATCTCCAAGGCGACGCTTGGAGAGCGTCATCCCAACGTCGCCCTCGCGCTCGACGGCCTTGCCAACCTCTACTCCTCGCAGGGCGGGTACGCGCAGGCCGAGCCCTTGTATGAGCAGGCCGTGGCAGTCCGGGAGCAGGCCTTCGGGAGGGACCATCCCGATGTCGCCGAGTCGCTCGGCAACCTCGCCAGTGCCTACGTGAGCCAGGGACACTTCGCGCGAGCAGAGCCGCTGCATCTGCGGGCCCTGGCCATTCGCGAACAGGCGCTTGGCAAGAATCACCCCAACGTCGCCCGCTCGCTCCACCATCTCGCGTTGCTCTATTTCAACCAGGGGCAGTACTCGCGGGCCGAGCCGTTGCATCAACGGGCGTTGGAGATTCGGGAGACGGTCCTCGGTGAAGCGCACCCGGACGTCGCCACCTCGCTCCATGACCTGGCCCTGCTCCGCGTCGCGCAGCAGCGTCTCGCCGAGGCGCTGCCACTCTTCGAGAGAGCCTTGGCTGTCTCCGAGGCGGACCTGCGCCAGGAGGTCTTCGGTTTCTCCGAGCGAGGGTTGGAGAGCTTCCTCCGCCTGCTCCGCAAGAGTGAGGAGCAACTCTATGCGCTCGCGCGTGCCTACCCGGACGATGCCCGTGTCCGGCGCCTGGCGCTGACGGCTGCCCTTCTTCGCAAGGGCCGCTCCGTCGAGGAGATCGCCGATACCTCTCAGATCATCTCTCGGAGCCTGGGGCCTGAGGATCGCGAGGCCTTCGAGCACCTGCGCGCCTTGCGCACCCGCATCGCGGAGGCGTCTCTCGCGGGGCCGGGTACACGCCCGCCGACCGAGTATCAACAGCTCCTCAAGGACCTCGCGGCCCAGAGCGACACTCTCGAGGCCGACCTCGCCCGGCGCTCGGCGTCCCTGCGTGCGCATGCCACACGGCCACGTCCCGCCGAGCTCGTTGACCGCGTCGCGGCCTCCCTTCCCAAGGACAGCGTGCTCGTTGAGTTCGTGGCCTACGAGAGTCATGCGGCTCCGGCCTTGCCAGACTTGGGCGGGCCTCGCTACCTCGCGCTCCTGCTCTTCGCGGATGGCAGCACGCAGGCCGTGGATCTCGGACTTGCCGATCCTCTGGACCGAGCCTCCTTGCAGTTGCATCGCGTGCTGGCGCGCCACGTGAGCGCCTACGCGTCAGCCGCCAGGGAACTCTACAAGCTGGCCTTTCGACCCCTGGTGCCACGGCTTGGCAAGGTTCGGCGCTTGTTCCTCTCCACGGATGGACAGCTCTCCCTCGTGCCCTTCGGTGTGCTGAACGATGGTCGCCACATGCTCGAGGATGGCTTCGAGCTCGCCTATCTCACCTCGGGAAGGGATCTCCTGCCTCGCATCGAGGAGGTGGCGCCCGAGCGCTCGGTCGTCGTCTTGGCGGACCCCGACTTCGATGCTCCACCCGCTGTGTCCCCAGAGAGGGGGGACGCCGGCGCTAGGGAGCGCTCCGGGGCCCTCGAGCGCTTCTTCTCCGCCATGCGCGCTCCTGGGGTGGATCAGCCCTTCCCTCCGCTGCCTGGGACTCGCAAGGAGGCGGAGGCCATTCAGCGCATGTTCCCCCAGGCACAACTGTTCCTGGGCCGCGCCGCGACCAAGGAGGCGCTGCTGAAGGTGCGCACACCCGGCATCCTCCATATCGCCACCCACGGCTTCTTCCGAGAGGATGCTCCCACCGGAGTGGGCACGCGCGCCGTGGGGGCATGCTGCGCCCTCGGAGAGGAGGACAGGTCGCAGCGTCTTCCGGACCCGCTGCTTCGCTCGTATCTGGTGCTGGCGGGAGCCCATGCCTCGGCCGCACAGCCAGGAGGCGCGCGCCGAGAGGATTCCCTGGTGACGGCCTTGGAGCTGGCGGGGCTCGACTTGTGGGGCACCCAGCTGGTGGTGCTGTCGGCCTGCGACACGGGGCTGGGCGACATCAAGCAGGGCCAGGGGGTCTACGGCCTGCGCCGGGCGTTCGTGGTGGCTGGGGCGGAGGCGGTCGTGGCCAGCCTGTGGAGCGTCAACGACGAGAAGACGCAGGAGTTCATGGAGAGCTACTACCGGAACCTGCTGGCGGGGCAGGGCCGCGTCACGGCCCTGCGCGAGGCGATGCGGACATTTCGCCGGAAGCATCCGCATCCCTACTTCTGGGCGCCCTTCATCGCCATGGGCCAGGACACACCGCTGCGCGGGTTGGTGCCGCGCACCGAGCCTCGGCCAGCGCCCTGA
- a CDS encoding ADYC domain-containing protein yields the protein MASTPTPERAPAVAQPKARVSVPPCQPQTPERKVWPQGTLLWGTSRKDSQRETSSILASVELGRVRLGAATVSGVRLEQGRLVAASREPKALVSAVMQGRASDGAPVEVALCGAEAAAEDPSVMWYQIQVWDAEREAWENPCVATHRVPSPRALAVPGVWDEKGARHEEAGRFTFACENGVIAKCIQWGYKPWGEKAGYSLEALHQACTRMARADYCGDGRSHTREDMPIDMYDGLAVLTRTKEAAGGWEPALASFEAAWTADGAWCLSRTRDGSAVERILEECPARFEVGEKDLGEGDRCKVLRKGEHAEAVLLRNRSYEKGAPLRAGQRP from the coding sequence GTGGCTTCCACTCCCACGCCAGAGCGAGCGCCCGCGGTCGCCCAGCCCAAGGCGCGTGTGTCCGTGCCGCCCTGTCAGCCCCAGACTCCCGAGCGCAAGGTCTGGCCGCAGGGCACGCTGTTGTGGGGCACGAGCCGCAAGGACTCGCAGCGCGAGACGAGCAGCATTCTGGCCTCGGTCGAGCTGGGCCGTGTGCGGCTCGGTGCCGCCACCGTGAGCGGTGTGCGGTTGGAGCAGGGGCGGCTGGTGGCCGCGTCGCGTGAGCCCAAGGCGCTGGTCTCCGCGGTGATGCAGGGCAGGGCGAGTGACGGTGCGCCCGTGGAGGTGGCGCTGTGTGGGGCGGAGGCGGCCGCCGAGGATCCCTCGGTGATGTGGTACCAGATCCAGGTATGGGACGCCGAGCGCGAGGCCTGGGAGAACCCGTGCGTGGCGACCCACCGCGTACCGTCGCCCCGCGCCCTGGCCGTGCCCGGCGTATGGGATGAGAAGGGCGCGAGGCATGAGGAGGCAGGGCGGTTCACCTTCGCATGTGAGAACGGGGTGATCGCCAAGTGCATCCAGTGGGGTTACAAGCCCTGGGGCGAGAAGGCAGGGTATTCGCTCGAAGCGCTGCATCAGGCCTGCACGCGGATGGCGCGAGCGGACTACTGCGGAGACGGACGCAGCCACACGCGCGAAGACATGCCCATCGACATGTACGACGGGTTGGCGGTGCTGACGCGCACGAAGGAGGCGGCGGGGGGCTGGGAGCCGGCGCTGGCCTCCTTCGAGGCGGCGTGGACGGCTGACGGAGCGTGGTGCCTCTCCCGCACGCGGGATGGGAGCGCGGTGGAGCGCATCCTGGAGGAATGTCCCGCTCGCTTCGAAGTAGGGGAGAAGGATCTCGGGGAGGGTGACCGCTGCAAGGTGCTCCGCAAGGGGGAGCATGCCGAGGCGGTGCTGCTGCGAAACCGCTCCTACGAGAAGGGCGCTCCTCTCCGTGCAGGACAAAGGCCATGA